In Paenibacillus sp. JQZ6Y-1, the following proteins share a genomic window:
- a CDS encoding ACT domain-containing protein produces MKEKYYLVREDILPEAVLKTMRVKELLASGDTRTINEAVEKVGLSRSAFYKYKDGIHPLNRLEKDRIITVSFDLDHRSGILSHVLGLMAEYGGNVLTIHQSIPLQGRANVVLSVETTRLTQDLDVMIEDMQNVPGVRHIHIIGQG; encoded by the coding sequence GTGAAAGAGAAGTATTATCTAGTACGGGAAGACATTTTACCCGAAGCCGTTTTGAAGACGATGCGTGTGAAGGAGCTGCTTGCTTCTGGCGATACGCGTACCATTAATGAAGCGGTAGAAAAGGTAGGCTTGAGCCGAAGCGCATTTTACAAATACAAGGACGGCATTCATCCATTGAATCGGCTTGAAAAAGACAGAATCATTACGGTATCCTTTGATCTGGATCATCGTTCCGGCATTTTGTCGCATGTACTTGGATTGATGGCGGAGTACGGCGGCAATGTACTGACCATTCATCAAAGTATTCCATTGCAGGGACGAGCGAACGTTGTCCTATCGGTTGAGACGACACGGTTGACACAGGATTTGGATGTCATGATTGAAGATATGCAGAATGTTCCGGGTGTACGGCATATCCATATTATCGGGCAGGGATAA
- a CDS encoding homoserine dehydrogenase, producing the protein MKPVKVGLLGLGTVGTGVVRILEGNQQDLSSQVGSPIVIEKIAVRSAEKARSIEIDSSKLTVDPWEVIRDPEIDVIVEVMGGIDQTKSYILEALDRGKHVVTANKDLMALHGSEILAKAQEKQCDVFYEASVAGGIPIIRTLIEGFSSDRIVKIMGIVNGTTNYILSKMSQEGVSYQEVLKEAQELGYAESDPTSDVEGLDAARKMAILGTLGFRTNVDLSDVEVQGISTITREDIAYAKNLGYEMKLLGIASSQNDHIAISVQPTMVKQTHPLASVNGVFNAVFVHGEAVGETMFYGAGAGELPTATSIVADLIAVIKNLKLGVNGLKAIVPYKEKKLLADEDVFYKNFILLHVDDKAGVLAQITQVFAEYDVSLASVVQQPNETNPDAEIVIITHRASKASFNKVLRHFEQLDVIQRIKSVYRVEV; encoded by the coding sequence ATGAAACCAGTAAAAGTAGGCTTGTTGGGATTAGGTACGGTCGGTACCGGAGTAGTGCGTATACTGGAAGGCAATCAACAGGATCTCAGCAGTCAGGTCGGTTCGCCGATCGTTATCGAAAAAATCGCCGTTCGCAGTGCAGAGAAAGCACGTAGCATCGAGATTGATTCGTCCAAGCTGACTGTTGATCCTTGGGAAGTTATCCGTGATCCAGAGATCGACGTGATCGTTGAAGTCATGGGCGGTATTGATCAGACCAAATCATATATTCTGGAAGCGCTGGACCGTGGCAAGCATGTCGTTACGGCGAACAAGGATCTGATGGCGCTGCATGGCTCCGAAATTCTGGCAAAGGCACAGGAAAAGCAATGTGATGTCTTTTATGAAGCCAGCGTAGCGGGTGGAATTCCGATTATTCGTACGCTAATCGAAGGCTTTTCTTCCGACCGAATTGTCAAAATCATGGGGATCGTAAACGGAACAACCAACTATATTTTAAGCAAAATGAGTCAGGAGGGCGTCTCTTATCAAGAGGTACTGAAGGAAGCTCAGGAACTGGGCTACGCTGAATCGGATCCAACTAGCGATGTGGAAGGCTTGGATGCCGCACGCAAAATGGCAATTCTCGGCACTCTTGGCTTCCGTACGAATGTAGATTTGAGCGACGTCGAAGTGCAGGGCATTTCTACCATTACACGCGAAGACATCGCGTATGCCAAAAACCTGGGCTACGAAATGAAGCTACTCGGTATTGCTTCCAGCCAGAACGATCATATTGCGATCAGTGTGCAGCCAACGATGGTCAAGCAAACGCACCCACTTGCCTCGGTCAATGGTGTATTCAATGCCGTATTCGTTCACGGCGAAGCAGTGGGAGAAACTATGTTCTACGGTGCTGGAGCAGGCGAATTGCCAACAGCTACATCCATTGTTGCCGACCTGATCGCTGTAATCAAAAACCTGAAGCTGGGTGTCAATGGTCTTAAAGCGATTGTGCCATACAAAGAGAAGAAACTGCTGGCGGATGAAGATGTATTTTACAAAAACTTCATTTTGCTGCATGTTGATGATAAAGCGGGTGTACTTGCGCAGATTACGCAAGTATTTGCTGAGTATGATGTCAGTTTGGCATCGGTTGTACAACAGCCGAATGAAACCAACCCTGATGCAGAGATTGTAATTATTACTCACCGCGCGAGCAAAGCGAGCTTTAATAAAGTACTGCGACATTTCGAACAGCTGGACGTCATTCAACGGATCAAAAGCGTCTACCGCGTCGAGGTCTAA
- the obgE gene encoding GTPase ObgE, which yields MFVDKAKIYVKGGDGGNGTISFRREKYVPNGGPAGGDGGRGGDVIFRVDEGLRTLMDFRYQRHFKGQRGEKGRTKNQHGAGAEDMIVRIPPGTIIIDADTEEVLADLTRHNQEIVVAKGGRGGRGNTRFSTPANPAPYLAENGEEGEERNIVLELKVMADVGLVGFPSVGKSTLLSVVSAAEPKIGAYHFTTITPNLGVVAVGDDRSFVMADLPGLIEGAHEGIGLGHEFLRHVERTRVIIHVVDVSGSEGREPFDDWKKINEELKLYNPELANRPQIVAANKMDMEEAQENLPEFTRLVQEAHPDIQIVPISSLTRQGIQELLYKAADQLDQMPEVVAVEEVQEVAERKVYRLEKEEDEGFTIHRENDTFVVESKKIENLMKRMQLNTEDAILKLGRTLRHMGVDDELRKRGAKDGTLVRIGELEFEFVEGSSYY from the coding sequence ATGTTTGTAGATAAAGCGAAGATTTATGTAAAGGGCGGCGACGGCGGTAACGGTACGATCTCCTTCCGTCGTGAAAAATACGTGCCAAACGGCGGACCTGCCGGCGGTGACGGCGGACGCGGCGGAGATGTGATTTTCCGTGTAGATGAAGGTCTGCGTACGCTGATGGACTTCCGTTACCAGCGTCACTTTAAAGGCCAACGTGGCGAAAAAGGACGCACCAAGAACCAGCATGGTGCAGGTGCCGAGGATATGATCGTACGTATTCCGCCAGGAACGATCATTATTGATGCGGATACCGAGGAAGTGCTGGCTGACTTGACCCGTCATAATCAGGAGATTGTGGTTGCCAAGGGCGGACGCGGTGGACGCGGAAATACCCGTTTCTCCACACCGGCTAACCCAGCGCCATATCTGGCGGAAAACGGTGAAGAAGGCGAAGAACGCAACATTGTTCTGGAGCTGAAAGTCATGGCGGATGTTGGTCTGGTCGGTTTCCCAAGCGTCGGCAAATCGACGCTGTTGTCGGTGGTATCCGCAGCAGAGCCGAAGATCGGCGCATATCATTTTACAACGATTACACCGAATCTGGGTGTTGTTGCTGTAGGTGATGACCGTAGCTTCGTGATGGCGGATCTACCGGGTCTGATCGAAGGTGCGCATGAAGGAATCGGTCTAGGACACGAATTCCTACGTCACGTTGAACGTACTCGTGTCATTATCCATGTAGTGGATGTATCCGGCTCCGAAGGTCGCGAACCGTTTGATGATTGGAAAAAAATCAACGAAGAGCTGAAGCTGTACAACCCTGAACTGGCAAATCGTCCGCAAATCGTAGCGGCGAACAAAATGGATATGGAAGAAGCGCAAGAGAATCTTCCAGAATTCACACGTTTGGTACAGGAAGCTCATCCAGATATTCAGATTGTACCGATTTCCTCATTGACTCGTCAGGGCATTCAGGAATTGCTGTACAAAGCTGCCGATCAACTGGATCAAATGCCAGAGGTTGTCGCAGTTGAAGAAGTTCAGGAAGTGGCAGAACGCAAAGTATATCGTCTGGAAAAAGAAGAGGACGAGGGCTTTACTATCCACCGCGAGAACGATACGTTTGTGGTCGAGAGCAAAAAGATCGAAAACCTGATGAAACGTATGCAGCTGAATACCGAAGATGCCATCCTCAAGCTGGGTCGTACGCTCCGTCATATGGGCGTAGACGACGAACTGCGTAAACGTGGTGCCAAAGATGGTACACTTGTACGCATCGGCGAGCTGGAATTCGAATTCGTCGAAGGCAGCAGCTACTATTAA
- the pheA gene encoding prephenate dehydratase produces the protein MIRIAALPSGSVSHEALLHIMGDVPLEITHHKMIADVFLSTVQGKTDYSVIPIENTIEGSVSLHMDWLVHEVDIPMQLEWVYPSIQNLIGRRSECIDADGQPDYSRIRKVLSHPVAMAQCHQFIRSELPKAELEHVGSTAEAVQMVSQNPGQGLAAIGTSLGAKKYGLDVLVERVTDHDNNHTRFVLIGNRPIQVERNADHVKTSMLITLSENFAGALHQVLAAFSWRKLNLSRIESRPTKKKLGNYYFYIDVLAAQDSILLKAAMEEIQALGCQVRILGSYPCYEYNLTKANT, from the coding sequence ATGATTCGTATAGCAGCTTTACCGTCAGGTTCTGTATCTCATGAGGCTTTGCTGCATATTATGGGCGATGTACCGCTAGAGATCACTCATCACAAAATGATCGCCGATGTTTTCCTATCTACTGTACAAGGCAAAACCGACTATAGCGTGATACCCATCGAAAATACAATTGAAGGCTCCGTAAGCTTGCATATGGATTGGCTTGTCCATGAAGTGGACATCCCAATGCAATTGGAATGGGTATATCCCTCGATTCAAAACCTGATCGGACGCCGCTCTGAATGTATCGACGCAGACGGTCAACCAGATTACAGCCGTATTCGTAAAGTACTGTCTCACCCAGTTGCGATGGCGCAATGTCATCAATTCATTCGGAGTGAATTGCCAAAAGCTGAATTGGAGCATGTTGGCAGTACAGCCGAAGCAGTACAAATGGTCAGTCAGAATCCGGGTCAAGGACTGGCGGCAATCGGTACATCGCTAGGAGCGAAAAAGTACGGTCTGGATGTACTGGTCGAGCGTGTTACCGATCACGATAACAACCATACTCGCTTCGTATTGATTGGAAATCGTCCGATTCAAGTGGAGCGTAACGCCGATCATGTCAAAACGAGCATGCTCATTACGCTATCCGAAAACTTTGCTGGTGCACTGCATCAGGTGCTAGCTGCCTTTTCGTGGCGTAAACTCAACCTATCCCGCATCGAATCCCGTCCTACCAAGAAAAAACTGGGCAACTACTATTTCTATATCGACGTACTAGCAGCACAGGATTCCATACTGCTCAAAGCGGCTATGGAAGAAATTCAAGCACTCGGCTGCCAGGTTCGGATTCTAGGCTCGTACCCATGCTACGAATACAACCTAACCAAAGCCAATACCTAA
- the thrB gene encoding homoserine kinase yields MSNPSSHKVYERRNAVRVAIPASTANLGPGFDTLGMALGLYSWIEMREAEQTNITLLGDQLYGIPTDKSNLIYKMAQSVFRKAGVSIPELEITMYSDIPLTRGLGSSASALIGALAAANALTGHVLPDEELLNMATAFEKHPDNVGASLYGGIVAATWNGEQANCIRITPPADLQALVVIPDFQLSTTKAREVLPAQLSVADAVYNISRSSLLVAALSSGRLDLIGDAMKDRLHQPYRAALIPGMEQILDEAVSHGALGIALSGAGPTMIALVDRHSAGKKQLAQYLTETMQAQGISASTLWLEPVTEGVIYYYDTETYSFMDTVKGEVRL; encoded by the coding sequence ATGAGCAACCCGTCTTCCCACAAAGTATATGAACGCCGAAATGCAGTACGTGTCGCGATACCTGCGAGCACCGCCAATCTTGGACCGGGATTTGATACCCTCGGTATGGCGCTTGGGCTATATTCATGGATTGAAATGCGCGAAGCAGAACAAACGAATATTACACTGCTAGGCGATCAGCTATACGGTATTCCAACCGACAAAAGCAATCTGATCTACAAAATGGCGCAATCCGTATTTCGCAAAGCAGGTGTCTCAATCCCTGAATTGGAGATTACCATGTACTCGGATATTCCATTGACTCGTGGATTGGGTAGTAGTGCGTCTGCACTGATCGGAGCACTAGCTGCTGCCAATGCGCTAACTGGTCACGTATTGCCTGATGAGGAATTGCTCAATATGGCAACAGCCTTTGAAAAGCACCCCGATAATGTCGGCGCTTCTTTATACGGCGGTATTGTCGCAGCAACCTGGAATGGAGAGCAAGCGAACTGCATTCGTATTACACCGCCTGCCGATTTACAGGCGCTTGTTGTGATCCCCGATTTTCAGCTATCGACGACAAAAGCACGTGAAGTGCTGCCAGCCCAATTATCAGTAGCAGATGCTGTCTATAATATTAGCCGTAGCTCATTGCTGGTAGCGGCCTTATCATCCGGTCGTCTGGATCTGATTGGCGATGCGATGAAAGATCGTTTGCACCAACCGTATCGAGCAGCATTGATTCCAGGCATGGAGCAAATACTCGACGAAGCGGTTTCCCACGGAGCACTGGGAATCGCATTGAGTGGAGCAGGACCTACGATGATTGCATTGGTGGATCGCCATTCTGCTGGAAAGAAACAGCTGGCACAATATCTAACTGAAACTATGCAAGCGCAAGGAATCAGTGCCAGCACATTATGGCTTGAACCCGTCACAGAGGGCGTTATATACTATTACGACACCGAAACCTATTCATTTATGGATACTGTCAAAGGAGAAGTTCGTTTATGA